A segment of the Desulfomicrobium macestii genome:
TTCACTTGTGGCACTGGGGACGATTTTTATTTTTTTCTTTTTGATCGATTATTTTTCCTTGCGGTGTCAGTTTTTAATAAGCATTGGGTCGACATCTCTTTTTATATATATAGTTCATCTTCCACTATGTAAAATTATTGCTGTTGGATTGTCAAAAATTTTAAATAAAATGTATTGGCCAATAGCAAAAAATGTCTATTTTAGCTTGCCAATGAGTTATTTTATAGCTCTTATTGCATTAATATGTATTTATCCAATAAGCAGATATTATTTAAACATTAAAATAAAATATAAGAGATTTAAAATTTTTAGTTATTTATAGTTAAATGTTATTTTTTTAAGTTATTCTTTTACAATTTTTAAGAGGCTGTATGCACGCAATAGTAATTTTTATCATAGTTTTTGTGGTCATGGCTCGAATGCCTGAGCTATTCACCTTTCTTGTTCCTTTGCATCTAGGGAAAATTGCTTTTGCAGCAGGCTTCATTTCATTATTTTTCTTGCCGAAAGGACTTTTGGGGAAGCTCAGGGCCAGCGTTCCGTTTGCACACTATCTGTTTTTGCTGTTCATCATGGCAATGGTGAGCGTTCCGTTCAGCGTCTGGGGCACCGGGGCTTTGAACAGTTTGCTTTCTTTCACTCGGATCCTGTTTTTTACGTGCTGTCTGGTACTGCTTTCAGCCGCCGGCCATTTGAATCAATACAGGGCAGCGCTCATTTACGGCATCTCCTTGCTGGCCGGTGTAATGATCATGAGCAAGGGCGCCGGCAGGATTACCGCCGGCTTCACGTACGATCCGAACGACATCGCGCTCCTGTTTGTCACGTTCATGCCCGTTGTTCTGGCCGAGGCCATGAATGGGAACATGGTTCGGCGCGGTTTTTATCTGGGGCTGGGCGCCATGGTCCTGCTCGGACTTGTCCTGACCGGCTCGCGTGGGGCGATCGTCGCGATTGGCGTCCAGGCCCTGTATTTCGTCCTGACCGCCAAAAAGTTCAGACTCCTGGCTTTGACCCTTGTCTGTGCGGCCGGTCTCGTTGTCGTGGCGACTGCCGAGCAGTCGTTGTGGGATCGGTTTGCGAGTCTCACTGCGGAGGGCGAAGCCGCCGATTACAATCTTGAGGGCAGGTCCGGTCGCGTACAAATTTGGAAGAACGGTCTGGAGATCGTGGCCGACAATCCGGTGCTTGGCGTGGGCATCGGAATGTTCGGGACAGCGCACTTTCTGCTTGATGGCAAGATCGGGCTCACGGCGCACAATACCTACCTTCAGTTTGCCGCTGAACTGGGGCTCCCCGGATTCATTCTGTATCTCGCCATGCTTTGCAGCGCCTGGCAGCTCATCACGCGACATGTCGAGGAGGATGAGCGCACCGGCACCCGAGCACGCTGGATTGCCTTGAAGGTCGGGATTGTCGGCTTCGGGACAGCGAGTTTCTTCATTTCCGCGGGGTATTCCTCGACGCTGTACTATCTGCTTGGTTTGGCTGCGGTCATGCATTTTCATCATGTCCAGTCAAACGACGCGCCTGTTCCGCAAAAAATCCGCTCCAGCGCTCCGCTCGGATATCCTCCGCTGAGCGCGCTGCAGGTGCGGCAGCAAAAGGTGCGCCTGTGAGAATGATGCGTTATCTCATACGCAACTCGACGTTGCGCCTGGTGTCCTTTGGGGTGGGGATAGTCTTTGCCCTGTTTGTGACGCCGGTCATAATAAATGCCATAGGCCAGGCCGCCTACGGTGTCTGGGCGCTGATCAGCGCCACGGTGGCCAACTATCTCCTGCTTGATTTCGGACTTTCCCAGGCGGTTTCCAAATTCGTGGCAGCGGCCATTGCCCGTGAAGATCAGAAGGAAATAAATCGCATTTGTTCCACTGGGATCGCGCTGAACGTCATATCGTGCCTTTTGTCATGCATTATTACAATTATACTGCTTTATTTAGGCAAGGACCATATCCCGCAGAGCGCTGATTTTGCCCAAGCGCAGACATATTTTGCCATCTATGCTGGTACATTTTCCCTGCTTTTCCTTTTTCGAACATGGAATGGGGTGCTGGCGGGCGAGATGCGCTGGACCCTGCTGGCCTTCATTTCCATGGTCAAGAACGTGATCGTGAGTCTGTCGGTCCTGATCTGGATATCCGGGGACAACGGCCTGATGTTTCTGTCCGTGGTCAATGGGGCGGGTTTTCTTCTGGAAGGCGTAGCCTATTGGCTTTTTGCCCGGCGCGGCTTTTCGGTCAGCATCCGCTTCAAATATGTCGATTGGCGGCTGGGGGGAGAGCTTTTCCGGTTCGGGTTGACCTCCCTGGTGGCTCAGGTGGGCCAGGCCATGCGCTTCAGGTCGCAGCCATACATCATCGTCAAGGCCATCGGCGCGGAAGGAGTTGCGGTTTTTTCCATCGCAACCCAACTGATTTCCTATTTTACCAATCTGATTCGTAGCGCGTTCGGTATATTCATTCCCCATTTCAGCCGCCTTCAGGCTCAACACGATCACGATGGGATTCGGCAATCCATGCTGAGCGCGTTATGGCTCAGTTATCGGGTTTCGGCCTATGTCGGGCTTTGTCTTGTTTTCTACGGCGGAGAGTTTGTCGAGCTGTGGCTTGGTCCCGAGTTTCGGGACGTGCAGCTTGTTCTTGTGCCCATGGCGATCGGGACAATATTCTCTACAAGTATAATACCTGCGCAAGAATTTCTCATGGGTATTTCTCAACATAGAATAACTGCGATTTGCAATATCGGAGAGGGTATTTGCGTAGTTTTCGCTTCAATGATCTCAATGATGTACTTTGGAATTGTTGGGGTTGGGTGGTCATTTTTTTTCTGTTCTTT
Coding sequences within it:
- a CDS encoding O-antigen ligase family protein — encoded protein: MNQYRAALIYGISLLAGVMIMSKGAGRITAGFTYDPNDIALLFVTFMPVVLAEAMNGNMVRRGFYLGLGAMVLLGLVLTGSRGAIVAIGVQALYFVLTAKKFRLLALTLVCAAGLVVVATAEQSLWDRFASLTAEGEAADYNLEGRSGRVQIWKNGLEIVADNPVLGVGIGMFGTAHFLLDGKIGLTAHNTYLQFAAELGLPGFILYLAMLCSAWQLITRHVEEDERTGTRARWIALKVGIVGFGTASFFISAGYSSTLYYLLGLAAVMHFHHVQSNDAPVPQKIRSSAPLGYPPLSALQVRQQKVRL
- a CDS encoding lipopolysaccharide biosynthesis protein, whose protein sequence is MMRYLIRNSTLRLVSFGVGIVFALFVTPVIINAIGQAAYGVWALISATVANYLLLDFGLSQAVSKFVAAAIAREDQKEINRICSTGIALNVISCLLSCIITIILLYLGKDHIPQSADFAQAQTYFAIYAGTFSLLFLFRTWNGVLAGEMRWTLLAFISMVKNVIVSLSVLIWISGDNGLMFLSVVNGAGFLLEGVAYWLFARRGFSVSIRFKYVDWRLGGELFRFGLTSLVAQVGQAMRFRSQPYIIVKAIGAEGVAVFSIATQLISYFTNLIRSAFGIFIPHFSRLQAQHDHDGIRQSMLSALWLSYRVSAYVGLCLVFYGGEFVELWLGPEFRDVQLVLVPMAIGTIFSTSIIPAQEFLMGISQHRITAICNIGEGICVVFASMISMMYFGIVGVGWSFFFCSFIFRACLLPYYAFRQADAPLSSYIQLLGCVALTHVLPQWIFWISVKNYMGPGYLSLFAMSVMQGLVIILVQYGLFRLDRRLVGFADAVRT